The following proteins are encoded in a genomic region of Sulfurimonas sp. HSL3-7:
- the nadC gene encoding carboxylating nicotinate-nucleotide diphosphorylase, with product MIRKFVLETLAEDVGRGDLYALVFEAQAASANIMAKSDGVLAGVKYCDVLAKEEGLSVTWFKNDGDTFAKGDQIALVESDSHTLLKCERTLLNMLLHASSIATLTRRFADIVKPYGTRLLDTRKTRPMLRVFEKYATRCGGAVNHRMGLDDCLMLKDTHLKTIDDLDAFMAEARLKIPFTSKIEIEAETFAQAKMFMAAGADIVMCDNMTPEQLAEVVGYKQAHYPGVLLEASGNISLETIEAYAKTGVDAISSGALIHQANWIDLSMKVN from the coding sequence ATGATCAGGAAGTTTGTACTCGAAACCCTGGCGGAGGATGTCGGACGGGGTGATCTCTACGCATTGGTCTTCGAAGCACAAGCAGCATCGGCCAACATCATGGCCAAAAGTGACGGTGTCTTGGCGGGTGTAAAGTATTGTGATGTTCTGGCCAAAGAAGAGGGACTTTCAGTCACCTGGTTTAAAAACGATGGCGATACCTTTGCCAAAGGCGATCAGATAGCGCTCGTGGAGAGCGATTCGCACACGCTATTGAAGTGCGAACGCACCCTGCTCAATATGCTGCTGCATGCCTCCTCCATCGCCACGCTGACACGCCGTTTTGCCGATATCGTCAAACCCTACGGCACGCGTCTGTTGGACACACGCAAGACCCGTCCGATGCTGCGCGTCTTTGAGAAGTATGCGACGCGCTGCGGCGGTGCCGTCAACCACAGAATGGGGCTTGATGACTGCCTGATGCTGAAAGATACGCATCTGAAGACCATTGATGATCTTGACGCATTCATGGCCGAGGCGCGTCTGAAGATCCCGTTTACCTCAAAGATCGAGATCGAGGCGGAGACGTTTGCGCAGGCGAAGATGTTTATGGCGGCGGGTGCGGATATCGTGATGTGTGACAACATGACACCGGAACAGTTGGCGGAAGTGGTCGGCTATAAACAGGCCCATTACCCGGGTGTTCTGCTCGAAGCCAGCGGCAATATCTCTCTGGAGACGATCGAGGCCTATGCTAAAACGGGTGTCGACGCGATCAGTTCGGGTGCTTTGATCCATCAAGCCAACTGGATCGATCTTTCGATGAAAGTCAATTAG